The following proteins come from a genomic window of Aquimarina sp. MAR_2010_214:
- a CDS encoding carbohydrate-binding protein → MIKLQIDSKSQDFPRDIYISELSAVIRIKKQNFISLSLWFCLLLYLITQAVVSQTIMFDDFNYNAINDSEFGKFNKWNVINGVSGPPEGGLYLANNVRFKNDPNNNTNRLMTLSTTVNGQTKASTHSRVETAGFEYFEGTYSARVYYSDLPYKYKDANIQTFYTIVSSALGNDGSRYSELDFEYMASDKWGISKDNKVMYLTSWNRYIPDPWQAWKRYFAYQKSFEGWHVFTVSCTDGENVKYWIDDEYMGAMSTTDNDGSSVYPRSNMQVAFANWIWNNVVGDSSENRTTTMEVDWVLFSKNQELLPQQVKNLVGTYRSQGIKRRNLAGQTFIDTPNPTTGNVTLYLDCPYSGFSAGLSEGSYTKTQLEALGMLDNKVSSLRVKSGYKATLYWDDNFKGASLVKTSDDSCLNNDGSWNDKMTSIIVSKTNGGGSSQAIEAENYTNMSGVQKENCSEGGQNVGYIDTGDWMAYTNINFPTSGNYRIKYRVASLSEGGKLSADLNAGATVLGTLNIPSTGGWQNWTTISHTVNVNAGTHSFGIYAVSGGWNINWIKITEQNTARSFDSPLAQNAKLIKGVKEINTTRIYPNPFTKSIQFKFDKSHANVTIFDALGRIVMALKTIESGKSIDLSNLDKGLYMVTIEKEGIKETKRIIKE, encoded by the coding sequence ATGATTAAGCTACAAATTGACTCTAAATCTCAAGATTTCCCTAGGGACATCTATATAAGTGAATTATCGGCAGTTATTAGAATAAAAAAGCAAAATTTTATCTCCCTTTCTTTATGGTTTTGTTTATTACTTTACCTAATTACTCAAGCTGTAGTTTCGCAAACTATCATGTTTGATGATTTTAACTACAACGCCATAAACGATAGCGAGTTTGGAAAATTTAATAAATGGAATGTAATTAATGGCGTAAGCGGTCCTCCAGAAGGTGGATTGTATTTAGCCAATAATGTACGCTTCAAAAATGACCCTAATAATAATACCAACCGTCTTATGACTCTTAGTACCACTGTAAACGGTCAGACTAAGGCAAGCACACACTCTCGTGTTGAAACAGCTGGTTTTGAATATTTTGAGGGAACCTATTCTGCAAGGGTATACTATTCTGACCTTCCTTATAAATATAAAGACGCTAATATTCAGACATTTTATACCATAGTAAGTAGCGCTTTAGGGAATGATGGATCACGGTACAGTGAGTTGGATTTTGAATATATGGCTTCAGACAAATGGGGAATATCCAAAGACAATAAAGTAATGTATCTAACCTCTTGGAACAGATATATTCCAGACCCATGGCAAGCTTGGAAACGCTATTTCGCATATCAAAAATCTTTTGAAGGCTGGCATGTATTTACTGTTTCCTGTACAGATGGTGAAAATGTAAAATATTGGATTGATGATGAATATATGGGAGCTATGTCTACTACTGATAATGACGGAAGTTCGGTATATCCTAGAAGCAATATGCAGGTTGCTTTTGCGAATTGGATATGGAATAATGTTGTAGGAGATAGTTCTGAAAATCGCACAACCACAATGGAAGTGGACTGGGTATTATTTTCCAAAAATCAGGAATTACTTCCTCAACAGGTTAAAAATTTAGTAGGCACTTATAGGTCACAAGGAATAAAAAGAAGAAATCTTGCAGGTCAAACCTTTATTGACACTCCTAATCCTACTACCGGAAATGTGACCTTATATCTAGATTGCCCATATAGCGGGTTTTCAGCAGGCCTTTCTGAAGGAAGTTATACAAAAACACAACTAGAAGCTTTAGGAATGCTCGATAATAAAGTATCCTCTTTACGTGTAAAATCAGGATATAAAGCAACATTGTATTGGGATGACAATTTTAAAGGCGCTAGTCTAGTCAAAACTTCTGATGATAGTTGTTTGAACAATGATGGAAGTTGGAATGATAAGATGACTTCTATAATTGTTTCCAAAACAAATGGTGGCGGATCCAGTCAGGCGATTGAGGCAGAGAACTATACTAATATGTCTGGTGTTCAGAAAGAAAATTGTTCAGAAGGAGGGCAAAATGTAGGGTATATAGATACAGGAGATTGGATGGCGTATACCAATATCAATTTTCCCACTTCTGGCAATTATCGTATTAAATACCGTGTCGCCAGTTTATCAGAAGGAGGGAAGCTATCGGCTGATCTGAATGCCGGAGCAACGGTTTTGGGAACATTAAATATCCCATCAACAGGAGGTTGGCAAAACTGGACTACAATATCACACACAGTAAATGTAAATGCCGGAACTCATTCTTTTGGAATATATGCTGTATCCGGAGGATGGAATATCAACTGGATAAAAATAACAGAGCAAAATACTGCTCGATCGTTTGATTCACCTTTAGCTCAAAATGCAAAGCTTATCAAAGGAGTAAAAGAAATAAATACAACTAGAATATATCCAAACCCTTTTACAAAATCAATCCAATTTAAGTTTGATAAAAGCCATGCAAATGTTACTATTTTTGATGCTTTAGGGCGTATAGTAATGGCTTTAAAAACTATTGAGTCAGGTAAATCTATTGATCTTTCTAATCTAGATAAGGGATTATATATGGTCACTATAGAAAAAGAAGGAATTAAAGAAACAAAGCGTATAATTAAAGAATAA
- a CDS encoding carbohydrate-binding protein: MKLINSLLTILMMSTTLFLQAQQNKDHLILGSIQSFKESLQQKVIAQKTLKKSNNNPILSVRVPSGKLLDLEIRFHEKLNEKLTLTGKVSGVENSNFSINSNEMMLTGHILLNDQKIAYTYATTANGSVSITKTDINEVLCIGLPRVSNEKSSQKTKKTTNSEAKAAVNNLQSNPGAATCIYLDYDGHYLPAGSRWNKGKPINAAPSGFSNSQIVESWEVVAEDFRPFNINVTTNKAVFDSYPYKKRMWCVFTPTNTAAPGAGGVAYMNSFGFIENEVCWVFQGGAKFSGEAASHELGHTLGLGHDGRTNPKEEYFAGHNSWAPIMGVGYGKPISQWSRGEYASSNNTQNDLSIMDQFIDFRKDDYGNNFSSATTLVSDQSGNIGQKNGVIERTSDKDMFSFNCGTGNVSIDIKTVNRHGNLDILATLYDGSGKSIGVFNGGSLNTKLDAYLHTGKYYISVDGTGSGNPATNGYSDYASLGTFQITGKIPPSVASTGNVTLYLDCPYSGFSAGLSEGSYTKAQLEALGMPNDKVSSLRVKPGYKATLYWDDNFKGASLVKTSDDSCLNNDGSWNDKMTSIIVSKTNDGGSSEVIEAENYASMSGVQKENCSEGGQNVGYIDTGDWMAYTNINFPTSGNYRIEYRVASLSEGGKLSADLNAGTTVLGALNIPSTGGWQNWTTISHTVNVNAGTHSFGIYAVSGGWNINWIKITEQNTARSFDSSLAQNAKLIKGVKEINTTRIYPNPFTKSIQFKFGKSHANVTIFDALGRIVMALKTIESGKSIDLSNLDKGLYMVTIEKEGIKETKRIIKE; encoded by the coding sequence ATGAAACTTATTAATTCTTTGCTTACAATTTTAATGATGAGCACGACACTCTTTTTACAAGCTCAGCAAAATAAAGATCATTTGATTCTTGGTAGTATTCAATCATTCAAGGAATCTTTACAACAAAAAGTCATAGCACAAAAAACTTTAAAAAAAAGCAACAATAATCCTATTTTATCAGTTCGAGTTCCCAGTGGAAAACTCCTTGATCTTGAAATCAGGTTTCATGAGAAATTAAATGAAAAACTTACACTAACGGGTAAGGTTTCAGGAGTTGAGAACAGTAATTTTTCCATCAACTCAAATGAAATGATGCTTACGGGGCATATTTTGCTGAATGATCAAAAAATAGCATATACCTATGCTACTACAGCAAATGGTTCTGTATCAATTACAAAAACTGATATTAATGAAGTACTCTGTATAGGGTTGCCTCGGGTTTCTAATGAAAAGAGTTCCCAAAAAACAAAAAAGACAACTAATTCTGAAGCAAAGGCAGCGGTAAATAATCTACAGAGCAATCCAGGCGCTGCAACTTGTATATATCTTGACTATGATGGTCATTATTTACCTGCAGGTTCTAGATGGAACAAGGGTAAACCCATCAACGCAGCACCTTCGGGATTTTCTAATTCTCAAATTGTGGAATCTTGGGAGGTTGTAGCTGAAGATTTTCGCCCTTTTAACATTAATGTTACTACAAATAAGGCTGTTTTTGATTCATATCCATATAAGAAAAGAATGTGGTGCGTATTTACACCAACCAATACAGCAGCTCCAGGTGCAGGAGGTGTTGCCTATATGAACTCATTTGGTTTTATTGAGAATGAAGTGTGTTGGGTGTTTCAGGGAGGAGCCAAATTTTCTGGTGAGGCCGCTTCTCATGAACTAGGTCATACGCTAGGTCTGGGGCATGATGGTCGTACGAACCCTAAAGAAGAATATTTTGCAGGTCATAACAGCTGGGCACCTATCATGGGTGTAGGGTATGGAAAACCTATCTCGCAATGGAGTCGTGGAGAATATGCAAGTTCTAATAATACTCAGAATGATCTTTCTATTATGGATCAGTTTATTGATTTTAGAAAAGATGATTATGGGAATAATTTTTCATCTGCTACTACTTTAGTAAGTGATCAATCTGGAAATATCGGTCAGAAAAATGGTGTTATTGAAAGAACTTCAGACAAGGATATGTTCTCTTTTAATTGTGGGACAGGAAATGTTAGCATAGATATAAAAACAGTTAACAGGCATGGGAATTTAGATATTTTAGCAACATTATATGATGGCTCTGGTAAATCAATAGGTGTTTTTAACGGAGGAAGTTTAAATACCAAACTTGATGCCTATCTCCATACCGGAAAATATTATATTTCGGTCGATGGAACAGGATCAGGAAACCCTGCTACAAATGGATATTCAGATTATGCATCTCTTGGAACTTTCCAGATAACTGGAAAAATACCGCCATCTGTCGCTTCTACTGGAAATGTGACCTTATATCTAGATTGCCCATATAGCGGGTTTTCAGCAGGCCTTTCTGAAGGAAGTTATACAAAAGCACAGCTAGAGGCTTTAGGAATGCCCAATGATAAAGTATCTTCTTTACGTGTAAAACCAGGGTATAAAGCAACATTGTATTGGGATGACAATTTTAAAGGCGCTAGTCTAGTCAAAACTTCTGATGATAGTTGTTTGAACAACGATGGGAGTTGGAATGATAAAATGACTTCTATAATTGTTTCCAAAACAAATGATGGCGGATCCAGTGAGGTGATTGAGGCAGAAAATTATGCTTCTATGTCTGGTGTTCAGAAAGAAAATTGTTCAGAAGGAGGGCAAAATGTAGGGTACATAGATACAGGAGATTGGATGGCGTATACCAATATCAATTTTCCCACTTCTGGGAATTATCGTATTGAATACCGTGTCGCCAGTTTATCAGAAGGAGGGAAGTTATCGGCTGATCTGAATGCCGGCACAACGGTTTTGGGCGCATTAAATATTCCATCAACAGGAGGTTGGCAAAACTGGACTACAATATCACACACAGTAAATGTAAATGCCGGAACTCATTCTTTTGGAATATATGCTGTATCCGGAGGATGGAATATCAACTGGATAAAAATAACAGAGCAGAATACTGCTCGATCGTTTGATTCATCTTTAGCTCAAAATGCAAAGCTTATCAAAGGAGTAAAAGAAATAAATACAACTAGAATATATCCAAACCCTTTTACAAAATCAATCCAATTTAAGTTTGGTAAGAGCCATGCAAATGTTACTATTTTTGATGCTTTAGGGCGCATAGTAATGGCTTTAAAAACTATTGAGTCAGGTAAATCTATTGATCTTTCTAATCTAGATAAGGGATTATATATGGTCACTATAGAAAAAGAAGGAATTAAAGAAACAAAACGTATAATTAAAGAATGA
- a CDS encoding IS1595 family transposase yields the protein MNVFKGQNLLEFSDRFKTDEDCKEYLASMKSEMDYKCLRCNHTACQVRKDFSRQCNICGHIESATANTLFHKVKFGVRKAFFICFEMSTTTKSLSASYMGVRYGVTEKTARLFMLKVREAMGSGGNNPMDGDVHVDEFVLGGRDQGKTGRSYDGKKKKAVTAVQLTEDGKVKRMYAMKINDFSAQSLQYIFVNHISREANVTTDQWRGYRPISKAYNITQLPSNRGLNFKALHTMIHQVKSWIRTTYSWVSDENLNRYFNEFCFRINRSQSKATIFNNLITKMVQGDKIYHKELISN from the coding sequence ATGAATGTTTTTAAGGGTCAAAATCTTCTAGAGTTCTCTGATCGGTTCAAAACCGATGAAGATTGCAAGGAATACCTAGCTTCAATGAAGTCAGAAATGGATTATAAGTGTTTGAGATGTAATCATACAGCTTGCCAAGTTCGTAAGGATTTTTCGAGGCAATGTAACATATGTGGTCACATCGAATCGGCTACTGCTAATACACTTTTCCATAAGGTAAAGTTTGGAGTAAGAAAAGCATTTTTTATTTGCTTTGAGATGTCCACGACCACTAAAAGTTTATCTGCAAGCTATATGGGTGTGCGCTATGGCGTAACAGAAAAGACAGCCAGACTTTTTATGTTGAAAGTTAGGGAGGCTATGGGTTCAGGTGGGAATAATCCAATGGATGGTGATGTTCACGTTGACGAATTTGTTTTGGGTGGTAGAGATCAAGGCAAAACAGGCAGAAGCTATGACGGTAAGAAAAAGAAGGCTGTAACAGCGGTTCAGCTTACAGAAGACGGTAAAGTTAAGAGGATGTACGCTATGAAAATAAATGATTTTTCAGCGCAATCACTACAATACATATTTGTTAATCATATTAGCCGAGAGGCTAATGTCACAACTGACCAATGGAGAGGATATAGACCTATTTCAAAGGCATACAATATAACTCAACTACCCAGTAATAGGGGATTGAATTTTAAAGCACTTCATACGATGATACACCAAGTTAAATCTTGGATTAGGACAACCTATTCTTGGGTAAGTGATGAGAATCTCAATAGATATTTTAATGAGTTTTGTTTTAGGATAAACAGATCTCAAAGTAAAGCTACGATCTTCAATAACTTAATAACAAAAATGGTACAAGGAGATAAAATATATCACAAAGAATTAATAAGTAACTAA
- a CDS encoding carbohydrate-binding protein — translation MNIIKALLFLTFLIIICPTVKSQNWNLVWQDEFNNSISSDWVFETGNGSSGWGNNELQYYRRENATVENGKLVITAKKENFGGHNYTSARMKTQGRKKFKYGKIEARIALPSGQGLWPAFWMLGSNITSVGWPACGEIDIMEHVNNAPDIHGTIHWKDHNNNYASYGGHTAANVTNYHVYSVEWNEKSITWFIDGNQYHITDISNGVNGTSEFHDNYFLLLNLAVGGNWPGFSVNNSKLPARMYVDYVRVYQSGGVNPNPTTGDVTLYLDCPHKGFSVGLSEGSYTKAQLEALGMPNDKVSSLRVKSGYKATLYWDDNFKGASLVKTSDDSCLNNDGSWNDKMTSIIVSKTNDGGSSQAIEAENYTNMSGVQKENCSEGGQNVGYIDTGDWMAYTNINFPTSGNYRIEYRVASLSEGGKLSADLNAGTTVLGALNIPSTGGWQNWTTISHTVNVNAGTHSFGIYAVSGGWNINWIKITKRSNAKIALDTKTDTGEDLNSKITIYPNPITDELNIKGIVSTSEISIVNISGQLEKNLLLEKGDNSLKFDVRSLKPGTYFVRIHNGIALKVFRFMKK, via the coding sequence ATGAATATAATTAAAGCATTACTTTTTCTGACTTTTCTCATAATAATATGCCCTACAGTTAAGTCCCAAAACTGGAATTTAGTTTGGCAAGATGAATTTAATAACAGCATTAGTTCAGATTGGGTTTTTGAAACCGGAAATGGTTCTTCAGGATGGGGTAACAATGAGTTGCAATATTATCGCCGTGAGAATGCCACTGTAGAAAATGGTAAATTAGTTATTACTGCCAAAAAAGAAAATTTTGGAGGGCACAATTACACCTCTGCAAGAATGAAAACTCAAGGTAGAAAAAAATTCAAATATGGAAAAATAGAAGCACGAATAGCTTTGCCTTCAGGACAAGGATTGTGGCCGGCTTTCTGGATGCTAGGAAGTAATATTACGTCTGTAGGTTGGCCAGCTTGCGGTGAAATTGATATTATGGAACACGTAAACAATGCTCCTGATATTCATGGTACGATACACTGGAAGGATCATAATAATAATTATGCATCTTATGGAGGGCATACTGCGGCGAATGTAACTAATTATCATGTGTATTCAGTAGAATGGAATGAGAAAAGCATTACGTGGTTTATTGATGGAAATCAATATCATATAACAGATATAAGTAATGGTGTTAATGGGACAAGTGAGTTCCATGATAATTATTTTCTACTGCTAAATTTAGCAGTAGGAGGTAATTGGCCGGGATTTTCGGTTAACAACAGTAAATTACCGGCACGTATGTATGTAGATTATGTACGAGTGTACCAATCTGGTGGTGTAAACCCTAATCCTACTACTGGAGATGTAACTCTATATTTGGATTGCCCGCATAAAGGATTTTCAGTAGGCCTTTCTGAAGGAAGTTATACAAAAGCACAGCTAGAGGCTTTAGGAATGCCCAATGATAAAGTATCTTCTTTACGTGTAAAATCAGGATATAAAGCAACATTGTATTGGGATGACAATTTTAAAGGCGCTAGTCTAGTCAAAACTTCTGATGATAGTTGTTTGAACAATGATGGAAGTTGGAATGATAAAATGACTTCTATAATTGTTTCCAAAACAAATGATGGCGGATCCAGTCAGGCGATTGAGGCAGAGAACTATACTAATATGTCTGGTGTTCAGAAAGAAAATTGTTCAGAAGGAGGGCAAAATGTAGGGTACATAGATACAGGAGATTGGATGGCATATACCAATATCAATTTTCCCACTTCTGGGAATTATCGTATTGAATACCGTGTCGCCAGTTTATCAGAAGGAGGGAAGTTATCGGCTGATCTGAATGCCGGCACAACGGTTTTGGGCGCATTAAATATCCCATCAACAGGAGGTTGGCAAAACTGGACTACAATATCACACACAGTAAATGTAAATGCCGGAACTCATTCTTTTGGAATATATGCTGTATCCGGAGGGTGGAATATCAACTGGATAAAAATAACAAAACGAAGTAATGCTAAAATAGCACTTGATACGAAGACCGATACAGGAGAGGACTTAAATTCAAAAATAACTATATATCCTAATCCCATAACTGATGAATTAAATATCAAAGGGATTGTTAGTACATCAGAGATATCGATTGTAAATATATCGGGTCAATTAGAGAAAAACCTACTATTAGAAAAAGGCGACAATTCTTTAAAGTTTGATGTCCGTTCATTAAAGCCAGGAACTTATTTTGTAAGAATACATAATGGAATAGCTTTAAAAGTATTCAGATTTATGAAAAAATAA
- a CDS encoding solute:sodium symporter family transporter, giving the protein MGITSFLGFTLLVAIISYIVSRKTDETSSEGYFLGGRSLNAVVIAGSLLLTNLSTEQIVGLNGQAYTEGILVMAWETLAAIAMVITAIYFLPRYLKGGITTVPQFLERRYNTTTKAITSGLFLTGYVVVFLPVVLYTGSLAITTMFDVPELLNVSKNTSIWFCVIGIGVIGSIYAIFGGLKAVAVSDTINAVGLLIGGIMIPVFGLLEVGKGSIIEGISILMETNSDKFKVIGGAKSSIPFATIFTGMMLVQLFYWGTNQAIIQRALGAKNLKEGQKGLLLGSFIKILGPVIVVLPGIIAYHLFEGNLGSADEAYPRLVSKVLPFSLVGFFAAVLFGAILSSFNSALNSSVTLFGVDIYKEYINKEANEKQVVKAGKTFGVLLAVLAMLVAPLLSEAESIFTYLQQVNGCYSIPILTIIIVGYLTKKTPAIAANIAIIIGAILYIMYIILDNTIMKGDFPHFLHVMAILFILNVAIMLIIGKLYPRKEAYEQQYTKEVDITPWKYTKLVGVFVCIIVISTYIYFR; this is encoded by the coding sequence ATGGGCATTACTTCATTTTTAGGGTTTACACTTTTAGTTGCAATCATATCATATATAGTTTCTAGAAAAACTGATGAAACTTCATCAGAAGGATATTTTCTTGGTGGGCGTAGTCTAAATGCTGTAGTAATTGCAGGGTCATTATTACTCACCAATTTATCAACAGAACAAATAGTAGGGCTTAATGGGCAAGCTTATACTGAGGGTATTTTAGTAATGGCTTGGGAAACATTAGCCGCTATTGCAATGGTAATTACAGCTATTTATTTTTTGCCAAGATATCTAAAAGGAGGAATTACTACAGTTCCTCAATTTCTAGAACGTCGTTATAATACAACAACAAAAGCAATCACTTCAGGATTATTTTTAACAGGATATGTTGTAGTCTTCTTACCTGTAGTATTATATACGGGATCACTGGCAATAACTACAATGTTTGATGTTCCGGAATTGTTAAATGTGTCTAAAAACACTTCTATCTGGTTTTGTGTAATAGGAATAGGTGTAATTGGATCAATTTATGCCATTTTTGGGGGACTAAAAGCAGTAGCAGTTTCTGATACTATAAATGCTGTAGGGTTATTGATAGGGGGTATTATGATTCCGGTTTTTGGGTTACTTGAAGTTGGAAAAGGCAGTATTATAGAAGGAATTAGCATTTTGATGGAAACAAACTCTGATAAATTCAAGGTCATTGGAGGAGCAAAATCTTCAATTCCTTTTGCAACAATATTTACAGGGATGATGCTCGTACAATTGTTTTATTGGGGGACAAATCAAGCAATCATTCAAAGAGCTCTAGGCGCTAAAAACCTTAAGGAAGGTCAAAAAGGATTGCTTTTAGGGTCATTTATTAAGATTTTAGGGCCAGTCATTGTAGTTTTACCAGGAATTATTGCTTATCATCTTTTTGAAGGAAATCTTGGATCTGCTGACGAAGCATACCCTAGGTTAGTAAGTAAAGTATTACCTTTTTCCTTGGTAGGTTTTTTCGCAGCAGTTTTATTTGGGGCAATATTAAGTTCGTTTAATAGCGCATTGAATAGCTCTGTAACGCTATTTGGAGTTGACATTTACAAAGAATATATCAATAAAGAAGCTAACGAAAAACAAGTAGTAAAAGCAGGAAAAACATTTGGGGTTTTATTGGCTGTTTTAGCCATGTTAGTTGCCCCTCTTCTGTCAGAAGCCGAAAGTATATTCACATATTTACAGCAAGTAAATGGATGCTATAGTATTCCTATTCTTACCATAATTATAGTGGGTTATTTAACAAAAAAAACACCCGCAATTGCAGCTAATATAGCCATAATAATAGGCGCTATACTTTATATAATGTATATCATATTAGATAACACTATAATGAAAGGTGATTTCCCTCACTTTCTTCATGTAATGGCTATTCTTTTTATTCTAAATGTAGCTATTATGTTAATAATTGGTAAATTGTATCCAAGAAAAGAGGCTTACGAACAACAATATACTAAGGAAGTAGATATCACCCCGTGGAAGTACACTAAACTAGTAGGAGTGTTTGTATGTATAATCGTCATATCTACTTATATTTATTTTAGATAA
- a CDS encoding beta-1,3-glucanase family protein, with protein MRTKFNNGTTNILFIGLIMLLVSVTQAQTLPYEITNNSEYPDNEVFVAVVGITDGHVWVDPATGQVNRMDRANNTVQGPVIDGNQGPGNNGLYANCFRKLSDIPNKTINIPKIAGCRIMISFKSQLYLYFFGHSGAPSGYSAPNLANPTDPNQGIKFELIELTYNDIGLWCNTSRVDSYQYPMGLEVWGDNFYKKVGELKKHNDILTQWQASAPNEYKSLLNTNEGTIHFPTKVETFPKNFMDGYINDIWSKYVNQELVFTSDAGTWKGKVQNGNRFVFNRESDGQVAIIPGKPTTIEAMEGSGVMASGERWDLVVQSQMVAAITRHAVDLNVPSGVLQDFGDTSKYYKTWPYNWYSKFFHQTDISFESQTYTFAYDDVYNQSATIHTPNPRNIKITLGGLYGSSNPDPTIGKVTLFLDCSYSGFSVGLSEGSYTRAQLEALGMANDKVSSLQVQSGYKATLYWDDNFSGASLVKTSDDDCLTNDGNWNDEMSSIIISKTSGEYSQVIEAENNVVESGTQTETCSEGGLNIGWIDTGDWLVWDVTIPVSGSYTVEYRVASPNNNGKIQLEQAGGTPVFGTRSVPNTGGWQNWTTVSHAVSLNAGQQQIAIKALTGGWNINWLKIISIDNKVLETIKSNDSRRNKPKLVVYPNPFTNQIKLKFDGKDARITIFDALGREALPSTTIQSNTSIELTNLSKGVYFIKVDIDGEITTEQLIKN; from the coding sequence ATGAGAACTAAATTTAACAATGGAACAACCAATATCCTCTTTATTGGTTTAATAATGCTTCTAGTTTCAGTAACCCAAGCACAAACATTACCCTATGAAATTACTAACAATTCAGAATATCCTGATAACGAGGTTTTTGTAGCAGTAGTTGGTATTACAGATGGTCATGTATGGGTAGATCCAGCAACGGGCCAGGTTAATCGTATGGATCGCGCTAACAATACAGTTCAAGGACCTGTGATTGATGGGAATCAAGGGCCGGGAAATAATGGATTATATGCTAACTGTTTTAGAAAATTGAGTGATATCCCAAACAAAACTATCAATATTCCTAAAATAGCAGGGTGTAGGATTATGATTTCATTTAAAAGTCAATTATATCTTTACTTTTTTGGTCACTCGGGTGCTCCTAGCGGATATTCTGCTCCAAACCTGGCCAACCCAACAGATCCAAATCAAGGAATTAAATTTGAATTAATCGAATTAACTTATAATGATATTGGCCTATGGTGTAATACGTCAAGAGTAGATTCTTATCAATATCCTATGGGTCTTGAAGTTTGGGGAGACAATTTTTATAAAAAAGTAGGAGAATTAAAAAAACACAATGATATTTTAACCCAGTGGCAAGCATCGGCTCCTAATGAATATAAAAGTTTACTAAATACCAATGAAGGAACTATTCATTTTCCTACTAAAGTAGAAACATTTCCCAAAAACTTCATGGATGGTTATATTAATGATATTTGGTCTAAGTATGTTAATCAGGAACTTGTATTTACATCAGATGCCGGCACATGGAAAGGAAAAGTGCAAAATGGAAATCGATTTGTATTTAATAGAGAGAGTGATGGTCAAGTAGCAATAATTCCCGGTAAGCCAACTACGATAGAGGCTATGGAAGGAAGTGGAGTTATGGCATCAGGAGAGCGGTGGGATTTGGTAGTACAATCACAAATGGTTGCCGCAATTACGAGACATGCTGTGGATTTAAATGTACCTTCGGGAGTATTACAAGATTTTGGAGATACTTCTAAGTATTATAAAACATGGCCATATAATTGGTATTCTAAATTTTTTCATCAAACCGATATTAGTTTCGAGAGCCAAACGTATACTTTTGCTTATGATGATGTTTATAATCAGTCTGCTACAATACATACTCCAAATCCTAGAAATATAAAAATTACACTTGGTGGTCTTTATGGAAGTTCTAATCCTGATCCTACTATCGGAAAAGTAACTTTATTTTTGGATTGTTCATATAGTGGGTTTTCAGTAGGTCTTTCTGAAGGAAGTTATACAAGAGCGCAGCTAGAAGCATTAGGAATGGCCAATGATAAAGTATCTTCTTTACAGGTACAATCAGGGTACAAGGCAACATTGTATTGGGATGATAATTTTAGTGGAGCTAGCTTGGTAAAAACTTCTGATGACGATTGTTTAACGAATGATGGTAATTGGAATGATGAAATGAGTTCTATAATTATATCTAAAACAAGTGGAGAATATAGTCAGGTTATTGAAGCAGAAAACAATGTTGTAGAATCCGGAACGCAAACTGAAACCTGTTCTGAAGGGGGACTTAATATAGGGTGGATTGATACAGGAGATTGGTTAGTATGGGATGTTACTATTCCTGTAAGCGGATCATATACTGTTGAATATAGAGTGGCAAGTCCAAATAACAACGGAAAGATCCAATTAGAGCAAGCAGGAGGCACTCCTGTTTTTGGAACCCGTTCTGTACCCAATACAGGAGGGTGGCAAAATTGGACCACAGTATCTCACGCTGTTAGTCTAAATGCTGGACAGCAACAAATAGCAATTAAAGCGTTAACCGGAGGATGGAATATAAACTGGCTTAAAATTATTAGTATTGATAATAAGGTATTAGAAACGATCAAATCAAACGATAGTAGGAGAAATAAACCAAAATTAGTGGTTTACCCCAATCCTTTTACTAATCAGATTAAGTTAAAATTCGATGGTAAAGATGCAAGAATCACAATTTTTGATGCTTTAGGGCGTGAAGCATTGCCTTCTACAACTATTCAATCAAATACGTCAATTGAGCTAACCAATCTTAGTAAAGGGGTGTATTTTATTAAAGTAGATATAGATGGCGAAATAACAACGGAGCAGCTTATCAAAAACTAA